The Parachlamydia acanthamoebae genome has a window encoding:
- a CDS encoding BTB/POZ domain-containing protein, with product MQPSDFNPVSSSSSSSSSSSISATGKRKETASQVFETSAEKKPRPESPALNERVTAMSSDQEIDPRMTFIQGTAIQSIPVNPLFDAIRRKDTEALINSLAGDGKFLFRNRDTQNKNIFHIAAMSGSVEIFNILYKFASHYVSYDWRSDLLNGQDIFGNTPLSFANLLSSRLTYCFLQSGANPEIMNGRGVSVLSRNSELGHALFYYHLYAISNNENNYWIISQHMGQLSQRLLASPQSSPALRSLAYIWNMHGQYGLGALHSLFSPVLIVCSDGLVKIPQIFVDVLKMKSQKFRDACDDKEVLESGIVKGHGAGNNREPIVFDKIDTESFEMLLEILFAPKANSRLMIHQLVHKMVNGVFIDLLFDEQLIRDQEGKNILHRFVIAKNLNGFLKILEHINRADPQDFFGKCRRAALNIFDHSEKTPLHYAENDPAFVVPLLKAGADPRYKMTNSSLLQVAGDQYNFIFLSMYYKHLLESKDDFLDEMEVYVNNILADLRESPEETVPPAILCLAWIWEAFKDKHNGLRTLFQDVTIGCNDGEAVIPKIFVEVLKHKSPAFLKSFGEGYPLSDIDLESFKKVIESLFSGKTFVALNSHLMLKQLGSPPILYELLMDELLQFEKADNGRNIFHVAAINNDVRACKSFLGCLENPTTFFHERRLKALNKPDVHGLRPLEYAMKSSDQLAALYISIGADTYKGRNVELNKNILAICRNYIQLSKQEKKQTRETLIEILESIAKAPEKYSPGHAGMANAWMKLSGDPKNAAKTLFANYTFSCTDGPFVIPKIIVEALREKSPYFRGLLEGNFKENVHPDSISLSCMKVQNFEMIIKLLFAEDNCFREFDNALEIISIIDYLQLRELIKGSCSFLKMACEEYFSSDELTKPEAFANIAEIHRFADALQLDQIKAVILEFIEKRSNCSLLNKHFKEDFSRFQSSIELMREVPIRNLDFSGGYLTDNVLEELNKIPTLSELNFVDCEIQLSNSAIEKLRTGELLPNLKIFSFVSLQHLEIFDQLMSIQRFRFQVGDHLNLSMVKINFKHGHTEELIHSLARYLDHPALTHLDFDEGLLTTRKFRAICKIKALKNLTFYGTSVKLDSSFLNLLRLQEIPNGLNKLEFIDCFISAQTLRELKKIEHFKIIITNPKRPKNK from the coding sequence ATGCAACCAAGTGATTTTAATCCTGTTTCTAGTTCATCGTCTAGTTCATCGTCTAGTTCGATAAGTGCGACTGGCAAACGAAAAGAGACTGCTTCTCAAGTATTTGAAACCTCTGCTGAGAAAAAACCAAGACCTGAATCGCCGGCACTGAATGAACGTGTGACTGCAATGTCTTCTGATCAAGAAATTGATCCACGCATGACTTTTATACAGGGAACAGCAATTCAATCGATTCCAGTCAATCCTTTATTTGACGCAATTAGAAGAAAAGATACCGAGGCTCTTATAAACTCATTGGCCGGCGATGGAAAATTTTTGTTTCGAAATCGCGACACCCAAAATAAAAATATTTTTCACATTGCTGCCATGTCTGGAAGTGTTGAAATATTCAACATTCTTTACAAATTTGCTTCACATTATGTGTCATATGACTGGAGAAGTGACCTATTAAATGGTCAGGATATCTTTGGCAATACACCGCTTTCCTTTGCCAATTTACTTTCCAGCCGATTGACTTACTGTTTTCTACAAAGTGGTGCGAATCCTGAAATTATGAACGGAAGAGGGGTGAGTGTTTTAAGTCGAAATAGTGAGTTGGGCCATGCTTTATTTTATTATCACCTCTATGCCATTTCCAACAATGAGAACAATTATTGGATAATCAGCCAACATATGGGTCAATTATCTCAACGACTTCTAGCCTCGCCTCAAAGCTCTCCAGCTTTGCGTAGCCTTGCTTACATATGGAACATGCATGGTCAATATGGTTTGGGTGCCTTGCATTCCTTATTCTCTCCGGTTTTAATTGTGTGCTCTGATGGTTTAGTCAAAATTCCTCAGATTTTTGTTGATGTTCTCAAAATGAAATCCCAAAAATTTAGAGATGCATGTGATGATAAAGAGGTTTTAGAAAGTGGGATAGTAAAAGGTCATGGCGCAGGAAATAATCGAGAACCCATTGTTTTTGATAAAATCGACACTGAAAGCTTCGAAATGCTGCTGGAAATTCTCTTTGCTCCTAAAGCCAATAGCCGATTGATGATTCATCAACTTGTACACAAGATGGTAAACGGGGTTTTTATTGATTTGCTGTTCGATGAGCAATTAATACGAGATCAAGAAGGGAAAAATATTTTACATCGATTTGTCATAGCAAAGAATTTAAATGGCTTCCTTAAAATTCTAGAACACATTAATCGAGCGGATCCTCAAGATTTTTTTGGGAAGTGTAGGCGCGCAGCTTTGAATATTTTTGATCATTCTGAAAAAACCCCTTTACACTATGCAGAAAATGATCCCGCTTTTGTGGTTCCTCTTTTGAAGGCAGGGGCTGACCCTCGATACAAGATGACAAATTCCTCTCTCCTTCAAGTCGCTGGAGACCAGTATAACTTTATTTTTCTAAGTATGTATTATAAACATCTTTTAGAATCTAAAGATGACTTTTTAGATGAAATGGAAGTTTATGTGAATAACATTCTTGCTGATCTAAGGGAGTCTCCAGAAGAAACTGTGCCCCCAGCGATTTTATGTTTAGCATGGATTTGGGAGGCTTTCAAGGATAAACATAATGGATTAAGAACCTTATTCCAGGATGTGACGATCGGATGTAATGACGGAGAAGCTGTGATTCCAAAAATTTTCGTCGAAGTTCTAAAACATAAATCTCCCGCATTTTTAAAGTCTTTTGGAGAGGGATATCCCTTAAGTGACATTGACTTAGAAAGTTTCAAAAAAGTTATCGAAAGTTTGTTTAGTGGAAAAACTTTCGTTGCCTTAAATAGTCATCTTATGTTGAAGCAATTAGGTTCACCACCCATTTTATATGAGCTATTAATGGATGAGCTTCTCCAATTTGAAAAAGCTGATAATGGCAGAAACATTTTTCATGTAGCGGCTATTAACAATGATGTACGAGCCTGTAAAAGCTTTTTAGGTTGTCTGGAAAATCCTACAACATTTTTTCATGAACGTCGTTTGAAGGCTTTGAATAAGCCCGATGTTCATGGTCTTCGACCGCTTGAATATGCGATGAAATCTTCAGATCAACTGGCAGCACTTTATATTAGTATCGGCGCAGATACTTATAAAGGACGAAATGTCGAATTAAATAAAAATATTTTAGCTATATGTCGAAATTATATCCAATTATCTAAACAAGAAAAAAAACAGACCAGAGAAACTCTTATAGAAATTTTAGAGTCAATTGCTAAAGCGCCTGAAAAGTATTCTCCAGGACATGCTGGTATGGCAAACGCGTGGATGAAGTTATCTGGAGATCCAAAAAATGCAGCAAAAACATTATTTGCAAACTATACGTTTAGTTGCACAGATGGTCCATTTGTTATCCCTAAGATTATTGTAGAAGCTTTAAGAGAAAAATCTCCCTATTTTAGAGGGCTTTTAGAGGGGAATTTTAAAGAAAACGTTCATCCAGACAGCATTTCCTTGTCCTGCATGAAAGTGCAAAATTTCGAAATGATTATAAAGTTATTATTTGCTGAAGATAATTGTTTTAGAGAGTTTGATAATGCGCTTGAAATCATCAGCATCATAGATTATTTGCAACTGCGTGAGTTAATTAAAGGTTCATGTAGCTTTCTTAAAATGGCCTGCGAGGAGTATTTTTCAAGTGATGAATTGACAAAGCCTGAGGCATTTGCCAATATCGCGGAAATTCATCGATTTGCAGATGCCTTGCAACTCGACCAAATTAAGGCTGTGATTCTGGAGTTTATTGAAAAAAGATCTAATTGCTCTTTGTTGAATAAACATTTTAAAGAGGATTTTTCTAGATTTCAAAGTAGTATCGAATTAATGCGGGAAGTACCTATTAGAAATCTCGATTTTTCTGGTGGATACTTAACAGATAACGTTCTTGAGGAATTAAATAAGATACCAACCCTTTCTGAGCTAAATTTTGTTGATTGTGAAATTCAACTCAGTAATTCTGCCATTGAAAAGTTAAGAACGGGGGAGTTATTGCCTAATCTTAAAATATTCTCTTTTGTAAGCCTACAACATTTAGAGATTTTTGATCAATTGATGAGTATTCAAAGATTCCGATTCCAGGTAGGAGATCATCTAAATTTATCAATGGTAAAAATTAATTTTAAGCATGGCCACACAGAGGAGCTCATTCATTCTCTTGCGAGATATTTAGACCATCCTGCTTTAACTCACTTGGATTTTGATGAAGGATTGCTTACAACACGCAAATTCAGGGCCATTTGCAAAATTAAAGCTCTGAAGAACCTCACATTTTATGGGACAAGTGTAAAATTGGATTCTTCTTTTCTTAATCTTTTACGGTTACAGGAGATTCCAAATGGATTAAATAAACTTGAATTTATCGATTGCTTTATTAGTGCACAAACACTGAGAGAATTGAAAAAAATCGAGCATTTTAAAATTATTATAACAAATCCCAAAAGACCTAAAAACAAATAG